One window of Desulfarculus baarsii DSM 2075 genomic DNA carries:
- a CDS encoding precorrin-8X methylmutase, which translates to MTDQTWNLPPEEIERRSLAIIDAEAGTHPWGPRRWAVVRRMIHTTADFDWRDICMFHDQAIDSGLAALQSGRVIVTDTRMAQMGLSPWRLNKLGVVARCLVDDPATAAIAKARGVTRSLAAVDLAVEQNLGQIFVIGNAPTALLRLLEHCDAGRVKPSLVVGLPVGFVNAAEAKDALGQRDLPFITARGRKGGSAVAASVINALAIMALENDK; encoded by the coding sequence ATGACCGACCAGACCTGGAACCTGCCGCCCGAAGAGATCGAACGCCGCAGCCTGGCCATCATCGACGCCGAGGCCGGCACGCACCCCTGGGGCCCCCGCCGCTGGGCCGTGGTGCGGCGCATGATCCACACCACCGCCGATTTCGATTGGCGAGACATCTGCATGTTTCACGACCAGGCCATCGACAGCGGCCTGGCCGCCCTGCAAAGCGGCCGCGTCATCGTCACCGACACACGCATGGCCCAGATGGGCCTGTCGCCCTGGCGGCTGAACAAGCTGGGCGTCGTCGCCCGCTGTCTGGTCGACGATCCGGCCACGGCCGCGATCGCCAAGGCCCGTGGCGTCACCCGCTCGCTGGCGGCGGTGGATCTGGCCGTCGAACAAAATCTGGGCCAGATCTTCGTTATCGGCAACGCGCCCACGGCCCTGCTGCGCCTGCTGGAGCACTGCGACGCCGGCCGCGTCAAGCCCAGCCTGGTGGTGGGCCTGCCAGTGGGCTTTGTCAACGCCGCCGAGGCCAAGGACGCCCTCGGCCAGCGCGATCTGCCCTTCATCACGGCCCGTGGCCGCAAGGGCGGCTCGGCCGTGGCCGCCAGCGTCATCAACGCCCTGGCCATCATGGCCCTGGAGAACGACAAATGA
- the cobM gene encoding precorrin-4 C(11)-methyltransferase, which produces MSQARESNPIIFVGAGPGDPELITVAGRKALEQADLVVYAGSLVSPEMLDWCQPQCRLVNSAHLDLDQIVGEMIAAHDQGQRVVRLQTGDVSLYGALPEQLCRLAAHGASWRIIPGVSAAFASAAAIGLSYTLPETCQSLIFTRAGGRTPMPARENLAAMAGHGCSVVIYLSAALGQDVAEALSAAYGPESPVAVVQRASWPDEKAIWSTAASLQGDLERAGINRQALIICGPAVAALRAGYADCLPSRLYDHAFGHAWRPAGQKD; this is translated from the coding sequence ATGAGCCAAGCGCGAGAATCCAACCCGATCATCTTTGTCGGGGCCGGGCCCGGCGACCCGGAGTTGATCACCGTGGCCGGCCGCAAGGCCCTGGAACAGGCCGATCTGGTGGTCTACGCCGGGTCTTTGGTCAGCCCCGAGATGCTGGACTGGTGCCAGCCCCAGTGCCGGCTGGTCAACAGCGCCCACCTGGACCTGGACCAGATCGTCGGCGAGATGATCGCCGCCCACGACCAGGGCCAGCGGGTGGTGCGCCTGCAAACCGGCGACGTGAGCCTCTATGGCGCGCTGCCCGAGCAGCTCTGCCGCCTGGCGGCCCACGGCGCGTCGTGGCGAATCATCCCCGGCGTCAGCGCGGCCTTTGCCTCGGCGGCGGCCATCGGCCTGAGCTACACCCTGCCCGAGACCTGCCAGAGCCTGATCTTCACCCGGGCTGGCGGCCGCACGCCCATGCCCGCCCGCGAAAACCTGGCGGCCATGGCCGGCCACGGTTGCAGCGTGGTGATCTATCTTTCGGCGGCCCTGGGCCAGGACGTCGCCGAGGCCCTGAGCGCGGCCTATGGCCCGGAAAGCCCGGTGGCGGTGGTCCAACGGGCCAGTTGGCCCGACGAAAAGGCCATCTGGTCCACGGCGGCCAGCCTGCAAGGCGACCTGGAGCGGGCCGGGATCAACCGCCAGGCCCTGATCATCTGCGGTCCGGCCGTGGCCGCCCTGCGCGCCGGCTACGCCGATTGCCTGCCCTCCCGGCTCTACGACCACGCCTTTGGCCACGCCTGGCGGCCGGCGGGGCAAAAAGATTGA
- the cobI gene encoding precorrin-2 C(20)-methyltransferase: MSQKTIGTLYGVGVGPGDPKLMTLRAVEVLRGVSVVFAASSPKNGYSLALNTAQGHIPPEVEVVRLPFPMTDSHELLAQAWRANAGAVAQALEQGRDAAFITIGDPLTYSTYGYLLRTLRDMGCQAPVVTVPGVTAYHAAAASLNTPLVESRQSLAVISGVADPAEIANLAAISDNIVIMKAYRQFDQIVEAVEALPEKWSLAAASQVSLAEEKATTEAGALKGQKQHYLTLVIAKRRPAPQAD, encoded by the coding sequence ATGAGCCAAAAAACCATCGGCACGCTCTACGGCGTGGGCGTGGGCCCCGGCGATCCCAAGCTGATGACCCTGCGCGCGGTGGAGGTTTTGCGCGGCGTCAGCGTGGTCTTCGCGGCCAGCTCACCCAAAAACGGCTACAGCCTGGCCCTGAACACGGCCCAGGGCCATATCCCGCCCGAGGTTGAGGTGGTGCGCCTGCCCTTTCCCATGACCGACAGCCACGAACTGCTGGCCCAGGCCTGGCGGGCCAACGCCGGGGCCGTGGCCCAGGCCCTGGAGCAAGGCCGCGACGCCGCCTTCATCACCATCGGCGATCCGCTGACCTACAGCACCTATGGCTATCTGCTGCGCACGCTACGGGACATGGGGTGCCAAGCCCCGGTGGTCACCGTGCCCGGCGTGACGGCCTATCACGCGGCGGCGGCCAGCCTGAACACGCCCCTGGTCGAAAGCCGCCAATCGCTGGCGGTGATCAGCGGCGTGGCCGATCCGGCCGAGATCGCCAATCTGGCGGCCATCAGCGACAATATCGTCATCATGAAGGCCTATCGCCAGTTCGACCAGATCGTCGAGGCGGTGGAGGCCCTGCCCGAAAAATGGTCGCTGGCCGCGGCCAGCCAGGTCAGCCTGGCCGAGGAAAAGGCCACCACCGAGGCCGGCGCGCTCAAGGGGCAGAAGCAGCATTACCTGACGCTGGTCATCGCCAAACGGCGGCCCGCGCCCCAGGCCGATTGA
- a CDS encoding cobyrinate a,c-diamide synthase: protein MRAFVIGAATSGAGKTTVTMAILAALRRRGLVVQPFKAGPDFIDPGHHAVAAGRPSHNLDTWMLSADENRAIFQRHAAGADVAVVEGVMGLHDGFGPLDDTGSTAHLAKLLGLPVALVVDAKGMAGSIAALAGGFVGFDPALGFVGVIANRVGGPGHAAILGQALAGRSGLPPFLGGLVKEPGLAMPERHLGLITADEGAFDAAKLARLADWAEQGLDLDALLAGAAELDLIPLDEPAPPTRPVVTIGVARDAAFCFYYAENLRRLRQAGATLKFFSPIDDPAPPPGLDGLYLGGGYPELFAHKLSQNQTMRRAIARAVADGLPVLAECGGMLYLGQAVVDKSGQGWPMAGALDIVTRMGDKLSGLGYRQATFTADNPLGPAGTTGRGHEFHYSSIDEGASGAQAGVFELRGRAGGPARLAGYRVGNAVASYMHFHFGGNPDLARNFVEFCRKGQP from the coding sequence TTGAGAGCGTTCGTCATCGGCGCGGCCACCAGCGGCGCGGGCAAAACCACCGTGACCATGGCCATTTTGGCGGCCCTGCGCCGCCGGGGACTCGTCGTGCAGCCCTTCAAGGCCGGGCCGGACTTCATCGACCCCGGCCACCACGCCGTGGCCGCCGGCCGCCCCTCCCACAACCTCGACACCTGGATGCTCTCGGCCGACGAAAACCGGGCCATTTTCCAGCGTCACGCCGCCGGGGCCGACGTGGCCGTGGTCGAGGGCGTCATGGGCCTTCACGACGGCTTCGGCCCCCTTGACGACACTGGCTCCACGGCCCATCTGGCCAAGCTGCTGGGCCTGCCCGTGGCCCTGGTCGTCGACGCCAAAGGCATGGCCGGCAGCATCGCCGCTTTGGCCGGCGGCTTTGTCGGCTTCGATCCGGCGCTCGGCTTTGTCGGCGTCATCGCCAACCGAGTGGGCGGGCCGGGCCACGCCGCCATTTTGGGCCAGGCCCTGGCCGGCCGGTCGGGTCTGCCGCCGTTTCTGGGCGGGCTGGTCAAGGAGCCCGGCCTGGCCATGCCCGAGCGCCACCTGGGGCTGATCACCGCCGACGAGGGCGCTTTCGACGCCGCCAAGCTGGCCCGGCTGGCCGACTGGGCCGAGCAGGGCCTGGACCTGGACGCCCTGCTGGCCGGCGCGGCCGAGCTGGACTTGATCCCACTCGACGAACCCGCGCCGCCCACCCGGCCCGTCGTGACCATCGGCGTGGCCCGCGACGCGGCGTTTTGCTTTTATTACGCCGAAAACCTGCGTCGCCTGCGCCAGGCCGGGGCCACGCTGAAGTTTTTCTCGCCCATCGACGACCCCGCCCCGCCGCCGGGCCTGGACGGGCTTTATCTGGGCGGCGGCTACCCGGAGCTTTTCGCCCATAAGCTAAGCCAAAATCAAACCATGCGCCGCGCCATCGCCCGGGCCGTGGCCGACGGCCTGCCCGTTTTGGCCGAATGCGGCGGCATGCTCTACCTGGGCCAGGCGGTGGTGGACAAATCCGGCCAGGGCTGGCCCATGGCCGGGGCGTTGGACATCGTCACGCGCATGGGCGACAAGCTATCCGGCCTGGGTTATCGCCAGGCCACCTTCACGGCCGATAACCCCCTGGGCCCGGCCGGGACCACGGGCCGGGGCCACGAGTTTCATTATTCCAGCATCGATGAAGGGGCCTCCGGGGCCCAAGCCGGCGTCTTCGAGCTGCGCGGCCGCGCCGGCGGCCCGGCCCGACTGGCCGGCTACCGCGTTGGCAACGCCGTGGCCAGCTACATGCACTTCCATTTTGGCGGCAACCCCGATCTGGCCCGCAATTTCGTGGAGTTCTGCCGGAAAGGCCAGCCATGA
- a CDS encoding cobalt-precorrin-5B (C(1))-methyltransferase, which translates to MNSRRLRTGFSTGTAAAAAAKAATLTALGQAPAKVEVSLPDGGRLEIAVSQCRLLAPAQALAVVIKDAGDDPDVTNKAAIRASVRLLPAGDGAAEVRVLGGDGVGLVTRPGLPVAPGAPAINPVPRQMIEKAVRQAVAWAAPGATLTAEVVVSVAGGQELARHTLNPRLGVVGGISILGTTGLVKPFSHQAYTETIDLCLSVATAAGLSEVVLTTGGKSEKWAQALRPDLPEAAMIQIADFFGYALAACAKAGLRQVGLVSFFGKAVKQASGLEYTHARQAVMDLAQLAEWLGQAGLDQAAAQSVAQANTARHALDLLRELGRLELVSQVGRRMLTAAEHWAGPGLRPWAVVLDYDGQPLWDSRAQGGQA; encoded by the coding sequence ATGAACTCCCGGCGGCTCAGGACGGGTTTTTCCACCGGCACGGCGGCGGCGGCGGCGGCCAAGGCGGCCACGCTAACTGCCTTGGGCCAGGCCCCGGCCAAGGTGGAGGTCAGCCTGCCCGACGGCGGTCGGCTGGAGATAGCCGTCAGCCAATGCCGCCTGCTGGCCCCGGCCCAGGCCCTGGCCGTGGTGATCAAGGACGCCGGCGACGACCCCGACGTGACCAACAAGGCCGCCATCCGCGCCAGCGTGCGCCTTTTGCCGGCCGGCGACGGCGCGGCCGAGGTGCGCGTCCTCGGCGGCGACGGCGTGGGCCTGGTCACGCGGCCGGGCCTGCCCGTGGCCCCCGGCGCGCCGGCCATCAACCCCGTGCCCCGGCAAATGATCGAAAAGGCCGTGCGCCAAGCCGTGGCCTGGGCCGCGCCCGGGGCCACGCTGACCGCCGAGGTGGTCGTGAGCGTGGCCGGCGGCCAGGAGCTGGCCCGCCACACCCTCAACCCGCGCCTGGGCGTGGTCGGCGGCATATCGATTCTGGGCACCACCGGCCTGGTCAAGCCCTTCAGCCACCAGGCCTACACCGAGACCATCGACCTGTGCCTGTCGGTGGCCACGGCCGCCGGCCTGAGCGAGGTAGTGCTGACCACCGGCGGCAAGAGCGAAAAATGGGCCCAGGCCCTGCGGCCCGATCTGCCCGAGGCGGCCATGATCCAGATCGCCGACTTTTTCGGCTACGCCCTGGCCGCCTGCGCCAAGGCCGGCCTGCGCCAGGTGGGGCTGGTGTCGTTTTTCGGCAAGGCCGTCAAACAGGCCTCTGGCCTGGAGTACACCCACGCCCGCCAGGCGGTGATGGACCTGGCCCAACTGGCCGAGTGGCTGGGGCAAGCCGGCCTGGACCAGGCGGCCGCCCAAAGCGTGGCCCAGGCCAACACCGCCCGTCACGCCCTGGATTTGCTGCGCGAGTTGGGCCGGCTGGAGCTGGTGTCCCAGGTGGGCCGACGCATGCTGACGGCGGCCGAGCATTGGGCCGGGCCGGGCTTGCGGCCGTGGGCGGTGGTGTTGGACTATGACGGCCAGCCCTTGTGGGACAGCCGAGCCCAAGGAGGCCAAGCGTGA
- a CDS encoding bifunctional cobalt-precorrin-7 (C(5))-methyltransferase/cobalt-precorrin-6B (C(15))-methyltransferase, whose protein sequence is MIPVLVIGLGLGPDDLSPRLRELVDHAQVLAGGRRLLAYFPEHPGRRIELTGGLEPWLDQVQAAAQSMPVAVLASGDPGFHGVATALIRRLGREMVRIQPNVTAMQGACARLGLPWGAAVHVSLHAADAEALPRLWTALGQSDLVVVYPGPTLDPTRLAVMLAERGQDSWRVNVLENLGAADERLCSFARASEAAGVFGPLCVVVLERVGPRPPAPTIGAPETAYQSDGGLITKAEVRAVALAKLALGPKLTLWDVGAGSGSVGLEAASLMPGGTVWAVERDPRRVAMIRANRARHGLAMLEAIEGQAPEALADLPRPDRVFIGGGGPRLEAIIAACAARLAPGGLIVVSAVLGGSIEAARRALARAGLDVDETFVQICRGQAVAGQTMLKALNPVWLLRGRADGEK, encoded by the coding sequence GTGATCCCGGTGCTGGTGATCGGCCTGGGCCTGGGGCCGGATGATCTTTCGCCGCGCCTGCGCGAGCTGGTGGACCATGCCCAGGTCTTGGCCGGCGGTCGGCGTTTGCTGGCCTATTTTCCCGAACACCCCGGCCGGCGCATCGAGCTGACCGGCGGACTGGAGCCCTGGCTGGATCAGGTGCAGGCGGCGGCCCAGAGCATGCCCGTGGCGGTGTTGGCCTCGGGAGACCCCGGCTTTCACGGCGTGGCCACGGCGTTGATCCGCCGCCTGGGCCGCGAGATGGTGCGCATCCAGCCCAACGTGACGGCCATGCAGGGGGCCTGCGCCCGCTTGGGCCTGCCCTGGGGCGCGGCCGTCCACGTCTCGTTGCACGCCGCCGACGCCGAGGCCTTGCCCCGGCTGTGGACGGCGCTGGGCCAAAGCGATCTGGTGGTCGTCTACCCCGGCCCCACGCTTGATCCGACGCGGCTGGCGGTCATGCTGGCCGAGCGCGGCCAGGATTCATGGCGCGTGAACGTGCTGGAAAACCTGGGCGCGGCCGACGAGCGCCTTTGCTCCTTCGCGCGGGCCAGCGAAGCAGCCGGCGTCTTTGGCCCGCTGTGCGTGGTCGTGCTGGAGCGCGTGGGCCCCCGGCCGCCGGCGCCGACCATCGGCGCGCCCGAGACGGCCTACCAAAGCGACGGCGGCTTGATCACCAAGGCCGAGGTGCGGGCCGTGGCCCTGGCCAAGCTGGCCCTGGGGCCAAAACTAACGTTGTGGGACGTGGGCGCGGGCAGCGGCTCGGTGGGGCTGGAGGCCGCGTCGCTCATGCCGGGCGGGACGGTCTGGGCCGTGGAGCGCGACCCACGCCGGGTGGCGATGATCCGCGCCAACCGCGCCCGCCACGGCCTGGCCATGCTGGAGGCGATCGAGGGCCAGGCGCCCGAGGCCTTGGCCGATCTGCCCCGGCCCGACCGCGTGTTCATCGGCGGCGGCGGGCCAAGGCTCGAGGCGATCATCGCCGCCTGCGCCGCGCGCCTGGCCCCTGGCGGGCTGATCGTCGTCAGCGCGGTGCTGGGCGGCAGCATCGAGGCCGCCCGCAGGGCCCTGGCTCGGGCCGGCCTGGACGTCGACGAAACATTCGTGCAAATCTGCCGTGGCCAGGCGGTGGCCGGCCAAACCATGCTCAAGGCGCTCAACCCGGTCTGGCTGTTGCGTGGCCGCGCCGACGGAGAAAAATAG